The following DNA comes from cyanobiont of Ornithocercus magnificus.
GGTGTAGCGTTAGTTAACGGAGTCATCGATCCGAAGCCCTGGTTGACAGCAGCAGCAGAGCGACATACAACGTCCAACATAAGACGGATGGCACAGAAACTGCTAAATGATTTTCGTTGCCTTGCTCTAGGCCCTATAGCTTTGGAACTGCCACCCAAATAAGGCTACATAATCATATAACACCACAAAGTCAAGCATGTCATTTGGCCAGGGCGAGGGTGAGTTAGTAATACTGCGATACCCAAAGCCACTGCCAATGCGTCTAGATCGTTGGCTGACTAGTCAACGACAGGAGCAAAGCCGAGCACGGATTCAGAAACTTATTAGTGCTGGCTATGTTCAGGTTAACGGTGTCACTAGTCGTGCCAAGACTCCGTTACGTCAGGGGGATAAGGTGCAATTTTGGATGCCACCACCAGAACCAGTCCCGCACCTGAAGTCCGAGCCAATGGATCTTGATGTGATTTTTGAAGACACACATCTAATTGTTATCAACAAACCGGCAGGAATTGCTGTGCATCCAGCTCCTGGCAATAAAAACGGCACACTAGTCAACGGCCTATTGCATCACTGCTCTGACTTACCAGGTATCAGTGGTGAACGCCGGCCTGGCATCGTGCATCGTTTAGACAAGGATACCACCGGTTGCATAGTGGTTGCCAAGAGTCAGCAAGCATTAGTGCAACTGCAGCGGCAAATTCAGGCACGGATAGCTGCTCGCGAGTACCTTGCAGTAGTTCATGGAGTTCCGCAGGGGAATAGCGGTGAAATTGTAACAGACATCGGGCGCCACCCTGTCGACCGCAAGAAATATGCTGTTGTAGACAGAGGGCATGGCCGTTATGCGTGCACCTACTGGCAACTAGTTGAGCGGCTTGGCAATTACTCGCTCCTACATTTCAAGCTCGATACTGGGCGGACTCACCAGATTCGAGTGCACTGTGCTCACATAAATCATCCAGTAGTTGGCGATCCTATGTACAGCCGCTGTTATAAATTGCCTATTAAGCTGTCTGGCCAGATGCTTCATGCTGTGCAACTAAGCCTAAACCACCCAATCATAGGGCAGCGTATGGTGTTTAGAGCACCACTACCAGATCAAATGGCAAGATTTTTAAAGACAGCGCAAAGATCTAGATGAGGATCCTATCTACACCTTAGTAGCTGAAACAATCGGTACCTTTACTAGCCTAGTAACTAGTTCTCTAAATTCTAGAACCACTACCATTTATTTAGTCTTAAACACTAACTTTGTGCACTAGATCTAGTATTGTTACAGACTCTCTAAACTAGATAATTAATTCTATAACAACTAGCGCTAAGTGCTATAACCTAGTAGTTGCAATACTTAATGGGTGCAGTAAAACTGCTGTCCTTAAATCTTAACCTGAAGACTGTGAGTGTAAAATTCTGCACAAGCCTCTTAGAAACATGTTGCTCTGTCTCTAAACTTTTGTACACTCGGTAAATTGCCGCTGCATCGGTTATACCTTGATAGGATTGTAGTCTCCCAACATATCGAGCAGGCAGTAACTCTTAACATTCAAAGTTGACCGCATAATCATAATTGGGTCTTAAGCATGTTAGGAAAGCCTTCCTTGCCATACAAACTTACCCCACCTTAGTGACCAAGAGCGTAAGCTAACTGCGGTCTCTAGGCAACAATTTCTGCAGCAGTTGTCTAGTGAGGAGTACTACAAGACCGTGCAGTGGCTGTACTGTCGCAGCAACCTATGCAACAACCAAGTGCCAGATTCCTAGATTCAGCTCTAAGATTTGAGCTGTCCGGTATTCATCTCTTAATCGCTAGAGAGCACAGACAGCAAAAATCTCTAAACCTCAGGCATAATCCTAGAGTGTGTCGAGCGATTACCCATCATGAAATATTGTTCACGTACAATGGTCTTGCACATAGACTCACCTAACCAGATGACACACACTAACTCTGCGCTGAATGGAGTCCTGGCCCTAATTATCTAGAAATTTAAAGGATTTAACAGAGTGTACTCCGCTCTACAGCAAATTGACTCTGACCCATGTACTCTCCGGTCGACTAATGACTATGGGATTGAGCTTCCGGACTGGCTAAGGCAAATAGTCAAATCAGCTTCTCGAGAAACTCGGGGTCAAGAACCTGCTGATACTGAAATGCTTATAGCAACCGCCTTCGAGATTGCTTTCAGGTTACACGAAGGCCAGTACCGTGTAAGTGGCGATCCTTACATAGTTCATCCAGTTGCTGTTGCTGGCCTGCTGCGTGACATTGGTGCCAGTCCTCGTGTTGTAGCTGCTGGCTTCTTGCACGATGTGATTGAGGATACAGACATAACTCCTATCCAACTTGGGGATGTTTTTGGAGCAGAGGTACGTACTCTCGTAGAAGGAGTCACTAAACTTGGAGGAATTCACTTCACTAACCGTATTGAAGCCCAAGCGGACAATCTGAGACGGATGTTCTTAGCTATGGCAAGTGATATACGGGTTGTTCTTGTGAAGTTAGCGGACCGGCTGCATAACATGCGTACACTCGGTTCCTTGCAATCTGATAAGCGGCAGCGCATTGCTCGTGAAACTCGAGAGATTTATGCACCTCTAGCAAACCGACTTGGCATTGGTCGCTTTAAGTGGGAACTTGAGGATCTTGCTTTCAAGATGCTCGAGCCAGATGCTTTTCGTGAGATTCAGCAGCAAGTTGCTAGTAAACGTAGTGAGCGGGAAAAACGACTTACGAAAACTGTGCAGATTTTGAAAGAACGTTTAGCCATAGCAAATCTTGACCAGTGCGAGGTTAGTGGGCGCCCAAAACACCTCTACGGAATCTGGAGCAAGATGCAACGTCAGCAAAAAGCCTTCCGTGAGATTTACGATGTGGCTGCTCTAAGAATCATCACACCATCAGTTGAGAGCTGCTATCGGGCTCTAGCAGTAGTACATGATACTTTTCGGCCAATACCCGGACGCTTTAAGGACTATATAGGCTTACCAAAGCCAAATGGCTACCAATCACTACACACTGCAGTTATTGGTCGCCACCGCCCTATTGAAGTCCAGATTCGGACTGCTGAGATGCATCGCATGGCAGAGTTCGGCATTGCTGCACACTGGAAATATAAGGAGGGTGGTTCACCAGCAAGCGGTAAAGCTGAACGCTTCAACTGGCTACGGCAGCTTGTAGAGTGGCAACAAGAAGGAGGTAGTGATGATCATAGCGACTATCTAGCTTCAGTCAAAGAAGACTTATTTGATGAAGAGGTTTTTGTATTTACTCCCAGGGGAGATGTAGTTGGTCTACGAAAGGGATCTACAGCTGTAGACTTTGCCTACCGGATTCACTCTGAAGTAGGCAACCACTGTTATGGCGTGCGTATTAATGACAGGCTTTGTCCTCTAAGAATGACTCTCCGAAATGGCGATTTTGTCCGAATACTTACTAGCAAGACAGCTCACCCTAATCTTGATTGGCTAAACTTTGTTGCCACGCCCACTGCACGTAACCGTATTCGACAGTGGTACAAGTGCAGCCATCGCCATGAGAAGATAAGGCGTGGTCGAGAACTCCTCGAGCGTGAGCTAGGACGCAGTGGATTGCAATCTTTGCTTACAAGTG
Coding sequences within:
- a CDS encoding RluA family pseudouridine synthase, with product MSFGQGEGELVILRYPKPLPMRLDRWLTSQRQEQSRARIQKLISAGYVQVNGVTSRAKTPLRQGDKVQFWMPPPEPVPHLKSEPMDLDVIFEDTHLIVINKPAGIAVHPAPGNKNGTLVNGLLHHCSDLPGISGERRPGIVHRLDKDTTGCIVVAKSQQALVQLQRQIQARIAAREYLAVVHGVPQGNSGEIVTDIGRHPVDRKKYAVVDRGHGRYACTYWQLVERLGNYSLLHFKLDTGRTHQIRVHCAHINHPVVGDPMYSRCYKLPIKLSGQMLHAVQLSLNHPIIGQRMVFRAPLPDQMARFLKTAQRSR
- a CDS encoding bifunctional (p)ppGpp synthetase/guanosine-3',5'-bis(diphosphate) 3'-pyrophosphohydrolase, whose protein sequence is MYSALQQIDSDPCTLRSTNDYGIELPDWLRQIVKSASRETRGQEPADTEMLIATAFEIAFRLHEGQYRVSGDPYIVHPVAVAGLLRDIGASPRVVAAGFLHDVIEDTDITPIQLGDVFGAEVRTLVEGVTKLGGIHFTNRIEAQADNLRRMFLAMASDIRVVLVKLADRLHNMRTLGSLQSDKRQRIARETREIYAPLANRLGIGRFKWELEDLAFKMLEPDAFREIQQQVASKRSEREKRLTKTVQILKERLAIANLDQCEVSGRPKHLYGIWSKMQRQQKAFREIYDVAALRIITPSVESCYRALAVVHDTFRPIPGRFKDYIGLPKPNGYQSLHTAVIGRHRPIEVQIRTAEMHRMAEFGIAAHWKYKEGGSPASGKAERFNWLRQLVEWQQEGGSDDHSDYLASVKEDLFDEEVFVFTPRGDVVGLRKGSTAVDFAYRIHSEVGNHCYGVRINDRLCPLRMTLRNGDFVRILTSKTAHPNLDWLNFVATPTARNRIRQWYKCSHRHEKIRRGRELLERELGRSGLQSLLTSEVMIHVAERCSLDNVDDLFAALGFGAVTLQQILNRLRERIYLQALSHKHGSDQQSETTNYVVQKLAVKRKEAILSRKYSIDTAPQIIGVEGLDYQLGSCCCPLPGDVIIGVINLEKYDITIHRYDCGSIVDIPNEYRLPVDWNPDITLTKDKFPARLRIEVIDRVGILKDILVRLSDGRINVSDARVRTAFNSPAKIDLHVELESVAQLTRTMCQIRAMADVLDIARAGIS